In one window of Thalassotalea agarivorans DNA:
- a CDS encoding efflux RND transporter permease subunit — protein MYSRLLQFVMTKPKVVYSILLIAVITAVAMIPNLNIDTDPENMLSENAPARVFHNETKNTFAMRDMIVVGAVSNSSIFTPAHLQTLHTLSAEIEKLDGVIVDDLLSLSAVDNIRQEEGGGIRFEYLMKEAPTSQAASNEIQGFVKRLPMLDNTLVSGDDLAIAIYVPIESKDLSYQIAEQVRAITASINSDLDFHITGLPVAEDQFGVEMFIQMGVAAPMAGAAIFFLLWYFFRNIPLIIAPMVVAMATVLIIMGSLIGMGFTVHIMSSMIAIFLMPIAVVDSVHVLSEFADNYKKDDDPKTVVTQVMKHLYTPMLFTSITSAIGFYSLLLTPIPPVKVFGAFIGTGILLAFFITITYLPAYISRLSPANLAKLQEAVTRMEQKGLLSNALEKLGKFARSKVVAIILVFLTLLAVSIQGITKIEINDNPVNWFKSNHEIRVADSVLNEHFAGTYDAWLVLQAPPADNKQTFAAFNQALIALNEHGVDTTAIQNQFEADNKQFSQSLLVAIDDLAFEVEDEQADQVTALYDLVEAEMSKNKLFLNPAMLNWMGQLQNELVATGLIGKANGLSDIVKTVNRELNSGEQKDFVIPNSSDAVAQTLLQYQSSHRPQDLWHFVTTDYQQSLLWLQMTSGDNQHTTKVVAWVEGYIANNPAPMAIEYDWAGKSYLNIVWQDAMVSGMMESLLSSFVIVFIMMVLLFRSLKYGLLAMMPLTFTITMIYGLIGWFGKAYDMPIAVLSALTLGLSVDFAIHFLQRARELERETGSLTQALILMFEEPSKAISRNAIVIAIGFTPLLLSPLVPYITVGFFLASIMALSALVTLVLLPALLVVTQGKKRADISNTL, from the coding sequence ATGTATAGCCGCCTTCTTCAATTTGTTATGACCAAACCAAAAGTTGTTTATAGCATTTTACTTATTGCCGTCATCACCGCTGTAGCGATGATTCCTAATTTAAATATAGATACCGATCCAGAGAACATGTTGAGCGAAAACGCGCCTGCACGAGTTTTCCATAACGAAACTAAAAACACGTTTGCTATGCGCGATATGATTGTTGTCGGTGCGGTAAGTAATTCAAGTATATTCACTCCTGCGCACTTACAAACATTGCATACGTTATCAGCTGAAATAGAAAAACTTGATGGTGTTATTGTGGATGATTTACTTTCGCTTAGCGCAGTAGACAACATACGCCAGGAAGAAGGAGGCGGTATTCGTTTTGAATACTTGATGAAAGAGGCACCAACGTCGCAAGCTGCAAGTAATGAAATTCAAGGCTTCGTAAAGCGCCTGCCTATGCTAGACAATACGTTAGTATCAGGTGACGATTTAGCAATCGCTATATATGTGCCTATCGAGTCGAAAGATTTAAGTTATCAAATTGCTGAACAAGTACGTGCTATTACGGCTTCGATTAATTCCGATTTAGACTTTCATATAACTGGTTTACCGGTAGCTGAAGACCAGTTTGGCGTTGAAATGTTTATACAAATGGGGGTCGCCGCTCCGATGGCTGGCGCCGCAATTTTTTTCTTACTTTGGTACTTCTTTAGAAATATCCCACTAATCATTGCGCCTATGGTTGTCGCCATGGCAACCGTTCTTATTATTATGGGTAGTCTTATTGGCATGGGTTTTACTGTGCATATTATGTCTTCAATGATCGCTATATTTTTAATGCCTATAGCGGTAGTAGACTCGGTGCATGTGTTGTCTGAATTTGCCGATAACTATAAAAAAGATGACGATCCCAAAACTGTCGTCACACAAGTGATGAAACATTTGTACACCCCAATGCTCTTTACTTCAATTACTTCCGCTATCGGGTTTTACTCACTGTTGCTCACGCCAATTCCACCAGTAAAAGTCTTTGGTGCATTTATTGGTACCGGTATTTTATTAGCTTTTTTCATTACAATTACTTACCTACCAGCGTACATTTCTCGTTTGAGCCCTGCAAACTTAGCGAAATTGCAGGAAGCGGTAACTAGAATGGAACAAAAAGGCCTACTGTCTAATGCCCTAGAAAAACTCGGTAAGTTTGCTCGCAGCAAGGTTGTCGCGATTATTTTAGTTTTTCTAACGCTACTTGCGGTAAGTATCCAAGGTATTACTAAAATCGAGATAAACGATAATCCGGTGAATTGGTTCAAATCAAATCATGAGATTCGTGTTGCTGACAGCGTGCTTAACGAGCACTTTGCCGGTACGTACGATGCCTGGCTAGTTCTGCAAGCACCTCCTGCTGACAATAAGCAGACTTTCGCTGCTTTCAATCAAGCTTTAATAGCGCTAAATGAACATGGTGTTGATACAACGGCTATCCAAAATCAATTTGAAGCGGATAACAAGCAGTTTAGTCAGAGCCTATTAGTGGCTATCGATGATTTAGCGTTTGAAGTTGAAGACGAACAAGCAGATCAAGTAACGGCATTATACGATTTAGTAGAAGCTGAAATGAGTAAAAACAAACTCTTCTTAAATCCTGCGATGCTTAATTGGATGGGACAACTTCAAAATGAATTAGTCGCAACAGGCCTTATTGGCAAGGCAAACGGCTTAAGCGACATTGTGAAAACGGTTAACCGCGAACTTAATAGTGGCGAGCAAAAAGACTTTGTGATCCCCAATAGCAGTGATGCAGTTGCGCAAACTTTATTGCAGTATCAGTCTTCACACAGACCACAAGACTTATGGCACTTTGTTACCACTGATTATCAGCAATCTTTGTTATGGCTTCAAATGACCAGTGGTGATAATCAGCACACAACAAAAGTCGTAGCCTGGGTAGAAGGTTACATAGCTAACAATCCGGCTCCTATGGCTATTGAATATGATTGGGCAGGTAAATCTTACCTTAATATCGTCTGGCAAGATGCTATGGTGAGCGGCATGATGGAAAGCTTACTATCGTCGTTCGTGATTGTATTTATCATGATGGTACTGCTATTTAGATCGCTTAAGTACGGTCTATTAGCGATGATGCCTTTAACCTTTACTATCACTATGATTTACGGCCTTATTGGCTGGTTTGGCAAAGCATATGACATGCCAATTGCGGTACTTTCTGCGCTAACGCTTGGTCTATCTGTAGATTTCGCTATCCACTTTTTACAACGCGCTAGAGAGCTAGAAAGAGAAACGGGAAGCTTAACTCAAGCTTTAATTTTAATGTTTGAAGAACCAAGTAAAGCTATTTCCCGCAATGCCATTGTTATTGCAATAGGCTTTACCCCTCTTTTACTTTCGCCATTGGTACCCTACATCACAGTCGGCTTTTTCTTAGCAAGCATTATGGCGTTGTCGGCATTGGTAACTCTCGTGTTGCTGCCAGCACTATTGGTAGTAACACAAGGTAAAAAACGTGCTGACATATCAAATACACTATAG
- a CDS encoding ArsR/SmtB family transcription factor, whose protein sequence is MPKQSNIDIAQMRENATNAAALLKALSNENRLLILCYLGEQEMSVSQLNTEIDLSQSSLSQHLARLRQDGLVKTRRESQTIYYSIADSNVVSVITHLQQTFCP, encoded by the coding sequence ATGCCAAAGCAATCCAACATAGATATAGCGCAAATGCGGGAGAATGCGACTAATGCAGCTGCCTTACTAAAGGCACTGAGTAATGAAAATAGATTATTGATCCTGTGTTACCTGGGCGAACAAGAGATGTCGGTGAGTCAGTTAAATACAGAAATAGATTTAAGTCAGTCTAGTTTGTCACAACATCTTGCAAGACTGAGACAAGATGGTCTGGTAAAAACTAGGCGAGAATCACAAACGATATATTATTCTATCGCTGATTCAAATGTAGTATCAGTAATAACGCATTTACAGCAGACATTTTGCCCATAA
- a CDS encoding beta-ketoacyl-ACP synthase III — protein sequence MAIVISGSGLFTPPNKISNDELVASFNKFVDEFNATNQDAIAAGDIEALKHSSSEFIEKASGIKNRHIMFKEGVLDTNIMHPIIPQRGNDEISYQAEMGVAAAKQALENANVAAEDIDLVIVACSYTERAYPAIAIEIQQALGCNGWAYDSLVACSSATFGIMNAMGAIHAGTANKVLVVNPEFIMAQLNYKDRDSHFIFGDVATAVVIEREEDAKGKHCFRILSQQPMTTFSNNIRSNFGIANQCDPDSQFSDDKYFVQQGRKVFKEVLPMVYKLIDDQMAANNLTSADLKRVFLHQANINMNNFVARKIFGRDPEAHEAPTILDEYANTASAGSIVAFHKHHDDMVRGDKAIICSFGAGYSAGCLVIEHT from the coding sequence ATGGCTATAGTAATTAGTGGAAGTGGCTTATTTACGCCACCAAACAAAATATCCAATGACGAACTTGTTGCCTCCTTTAACAAGTTTGTAGACGAATTCAATGCAACCAATCAAGACGCTATTGCAGCCGGCGACATTGAAGCACTGAAACATTCCTCAAGCGAATTCATCGAAAAAGCGTCAGGCATTAAAAATCGCCATATTATGTTTAAAGAAGGCGTACTTGATACCAACATTATGCACCCAATTATTCCACAGCGTGGAAATGACGAGATTTCTTACCAAGCAGAAATGGGGGTTGCAGCCGCCAAACAAGCGCTCGAAAATGCCAATGTTGCGGCAGAGGATATCGATCTTGTGATTGTCGCTTGTTCATATACTGAACGAGCATATCCGGCAATTGCCATCGAAATACAACAAGCTTTAGGTTGTAATGGTTGGGCTTATGACTCTCTCGTCGCTTGTTCTTCAGCTACTTTCGGTATTATGAACGCTATGGGCGCAATTCACGCCGGTACGGCAAACAAAGTGCTGGTAGTGAACCCTGAATTTATCATGGCGCAGTTAAACTACAAAGATCGAGATAGTCACTTTATTTTCGGTGATGTCGCCACAGCTGTTGTCATAGAACGTGAGGAAGATGCAAAAGGTAAACACTGTTTCAGAATATTGTCGCAGCAACCTATGACGACCTTTTCTAACAACATTAGAAGTAACTTTGGTATTGCCAACCAATGCGACCCTGATTCGCAATTTTCCGACGATAAGTATTTTGTTCAGCAAGGCCGCAAGGTATTTAAAGAAGTATTGCCCATGGTCTATAAGCTCATTGACGACCAAATGGCGGCAAACAATTTAACGTCTGCAGACTTAAAGCGTGTGTTTTTGCATCAAGCTAACATTAATATGAACAACTTCGTTGCTCGCAAAATTTTCGGGCGTGATCCTGAGGCACATGAAGCACCAACAATTTTAGATGAGTATGCAAATACCGCCTCAGCAGGTTCTATCGTTGCTTTCCATAAACACCATGATGATATGGTGAGGGGTGACAAAGCCATTATTTGCTCGTTTGGCGCAGGTTACTCAGCAGGCTGTTTGGTGATAGAGCACACCTAA
- a CDS encoding GlxA family transcriptional regulator, translated as MVEDTINVALVLYDDMLATSASLPVEMLRAGEAIARRTDKNAKRLNVQMLAENDAPVSTRALIRLVPETTFEHSEKADFIFIPSLWRNPRPLIKQHPKLIHWLEQSWQQGATLIGGGTGVCFIAETGLLDGRAATTHWHYVEQFKRSYPLVDLKPDFFITQSQRIYCAASLNALGDIIVHLIAQIYGDKAARQVELNFSHEIRKPYEEQRYLEGVGDRHPDELIAQIQFWMQQNMSSPEDIESLASQFNVSARTLSRRFKQATGNSLLSHWQQLRIELAKDLLSSTNLSIQEIALEVGYQDQSYLTRLFKRQLDQTPSEYRKRVRKKLFG; from the coding sequence ATGGTCGAAGATACGATTAACGTCGCATTGGTGCTGTATGATGACATGCTAGCCACAAGCGCAAGTTTACCGGTAGAAATGCTGCGCGCAGGAGAAGCGATAGCAAGGCGTACAGATAAAAACGCTAAAAGATTAAATGTGCAAATGCTGGCAGAAAACGATGCACCGGTATCTACCAGAGCGCTGATTAGATTAGTGCCTGAAACAACCTTCGAGCATAGTGAAAAGGCTGATTTTATTTTCATACCAAGCCTATGGCGAAATCCCAGGCCGCTTATTAAGCAGCACCCTAAACTGATTCATTGGCTTGAACAAAGTTGGCAACAAGGGGCAACACTCATTGGCGGCGGCACTGGCGTGTGTTTTATTGCTGAAACGGGATTACTCGATGGCAGAGCTGCGACTACTCATTGGCATTATGTCGAACAGTTTAAACGCAGTTATCCATTGGTCGACTTAAAACCTGATTTTTTTATCACGCAATCCCAACGCATATATTGTGCAGCGAGCTTAAATGCATTAGGTGATATCATCGTGCACTTAATCGCGCAAATCTATGGCGATAAGGCAGCACGCCAAGTAGAGCTTAATTTTTCTCACGAGATCAGGAAACCATACGAAGAACAACGCTATCTTGAAGGGGTAGGAGATCGGCACCCAGATGAATTGATTGCGCAAATTCAATTTTGGATGCAGCAAAATATGTCATCCCCCGAAGATATCGAATCACTGGCTTCTCAATTTAATGTCAGCGCTCGAACTTTGTCCCGCAGATTCAAACAAGCAACAGGCAATTCTTTGCTCTCTCATTGGCAGCAGCTTCGTATAGAGCTTGCTAAAGACTTGCTCAGCTCTACTAATCTATCTATTCAGGAAATTGCCTTGGAAGTAGGTTATCAAGATCAAAGTTACCTTACCCGCTTATTCAAAAGACAACTAGATCAAACGCCCAGTGAATACAGGAAACGCGTTAGAAAAAAACTGTTTGGCTAA
- a CDS encoding beta-ketoacyl synthase: MKALPLIVGMGGINAAGRTSFNQAFRRIVIDKLTDTARQETFVGLACLMNLVSFDGEQYVDAEGKAYQADEIEAAFKQDILEGTLIRRIEKTHFDVDATHWQRSMALSPKDGAITFNVKAKELPQPTPSSWVVNDIGDGMVSVEITESLLIKHDSYMDNPIKAAGQLPSGLDISTMYNSRYQPRGLQATIFAATDAIRSTGIDWDVIVDQVSPDHIGVYSSSVAGQMQSEGFGGLIKNRMKGDRVTTKNLALGLNTMPTDFINAYVTGNVGTTFTSSGACATFLYNLKAAVQDIQAGRVRVAIAGSSECAITQEVIEGFCNMSALANEENLKKLDGATEANWRKTSRPFGKNCGFTIGEGAQYVVLMDDALAVELGAHIHGAIPDVFVNADGVKKSITAPGPGNYITMAKSVALSKAMLGEESIQQRSFVMAHGSSTPANRVTESHIFHLVAESFGIENWPVVAPKAFVGHTIGPASGDQVALAAGVFEENIMPGVTTIDEVASDVYDQHLNIALDHWQCPDMDVAFINSKGFGGNNATAPMLSGKVVSQMLAKRYSEQALSDYAVKLEKTQAQRMAYKSAADNAQFDLIYRFGKGMIDEAGIQLDQKQLTIPEFKHAIELPQDNPYGDMM; the protein is encoded by the coding sequence ATGAAAGCGTTACCTCTTATTGTTGGCATGGGTGGTATTAATGCCGCCGGTCGCACCTCGTTTAACCAGGCTTTCCGCCGCATTGTTATCGATAAATTAACTGATACGGCAAGACAAGAAACCTTTGTAGGGCTGGCCTGTTTAATGAATTTAGTTAGCTTCGATGGTGAACAATACGTTGATGCGGAGGGTAAGGCATATCAAGCGGATGAAATTGAAGCGGCCTTTAAACAAGATATTTTAGAAGGCACATTAATCCGTCGTATAGAAAAAACACATTTTGATGTTGACGCGACACATTGGCAACGATCAATGGCTTTATCACCAAAAGATGGTGCAATTACTTTTAACGTAAAAGCCAAAGAATTACCGCAGCCAACGCCAAGTAGCTGGGTTGTGAATGACATTGGTGATGGCATGGTTTCTGTTGAGATAACAGAGTCATTGCTTATCAAACACGACAGTTACATGGACAATCCGATCAAAGCCGCAGGGCAATTACCTAGCGGTTTAGATATATCAACAATGTACAACAGTCGTTACCAACCAAGAGGTTTACAAGCGACAATTTTTGCCGCCACAGATGCAATCCGTTCTACAGGTATTGATTGGGACGTTATTGTTGATCAGGTATCACCCGACCATATCGGTGTCTATTCTTCGTCAGTTGCCGGCCAAATGCAGTCAGAAGGTTTTGGTGGTTTAATTAAAAATCGTATGAAGGGCGATCGCGTAACGACCAAAAATTTGGCACTTGGTCTAAACACCATGCCGACAGATTTTATTAATGCCTACGTAACCGGTAATGTCGGTACTACGTTTACGTCTTCTGGAGCGTGCGCTACCTTCCTATACAACCTCAAAGCTGCTGTACAAGATATTCAAGCAGGTCGCGTTCGCGTTGCAATTGCAGGTAGTAGTGAATGTGCTATTACGCAAGAGGTTATCGAAGGCTTTTGCAATATGAGTGCCTTAGCGAATGAAGAGAATCTGAAAAAGCTTGATGGTGCGACAGAAGCAAACTGGCGTAAAACAAGTCGCCCATTTGGTAAAAACTGTGGATTCACTATTGGCGAAGGTGCGCAGTATGTTGTGCTTATGGACGATGCCTTAGCTGTTGAACTAGGTGCACATATTCATGGTGCTATTCCAGACGTGTTTGTTAACGCTGATGGTGTTAAGAAATCAATTACCGCACCGGGACCTGGTAACTACATTACTATGGCTAAATCGGTAGCACTGTCAAAAGCTATGTTAGGTGAAGAATCGATCCAGCAGCGAAGCTTTGTCATGGCCCATGGTTCGAGTACACCGGCAAACCGCGTAACGGAATCACATATATTTCACTTAGTGGCTGAATCATTCGGTATCGAAAATTGGCCCGTAGTAGCGCCAAAAGCATTTGTTGGCCATACCATAGGACCAGCAAGTGGCGATCAGGTAGCGCTTGCAGCTGGCGTGTTTGAAGAAAACATTATGCCAGGCGTTACTACAATCGATGAGGTTGCTTCTGACGTATATGATCAACACCTCAACATTGCATTGGATCATTGGCAGTGTCCTGATATGGATGTTGCGTTTATCAATTCAAAAGGTTTTGGCGGCAATAATGCAACTGCGCCGATGCTATCGGGTAAAGTTGTCTCTCAAATGCTGGCGAAACGTTATAGTGAGCAGGCGTTGTCTGATTATGCAGTTAAATTAGAAAAAACACAGGCGCAGCGCATGGCCTATAAATCAGCAGCTGATAATGCACAATTTGATTTAATTTATCGTTTTGGTAAAGGCATGATTGATGAAGCCGGCATTCAATTAGATCAAAAACAGCTAACGATTCCTGAATTTAAGCATGCAATTGAACTACCTCAGGACAACCCTTACGGCGATATGATGTAG
- a CDS encoding FAD-dependent oxidoreductase, whose protein sequence is MSNNVYQFLDVKRIDPPKKPIDTRKIDFVEIYEPMSSEQSQGQADRCLDCGNPYCEWKCPVHNYIPQWLELVTQDKIMEAADLCHETNSLPEMCGRVCPQDRLCESACTLNDEFGAVTIGNIEKYITDTAMAMGWKPDLSNVVKVGKRVAIIGAGPAGLACADVLTRNGVDCVVYDRHSEIGGLLTFGIPSFKLEKEVIKKRREIFEGMGIEFVLNTNVGSDISFEEISNEYDAVFLALGTYKDMTGGFEHESAPGVYNALDFLIANTQHIMGVTEGAKPYVNFSGKKVVVLGGGDTAMDCVRSSIRQGATSVTCAYRRDEANMPGSPREVQNAKEEGVNFEFNIQPLDIAVDDNGNAIGVKFVKTQLGQPDANGRRSPEAIEGSEFVMEADAVVIAFGFQPSPPQWMVDAGVEIDAKGRVVAVDNSEFALQTSNKNIFAGGDMVLGSDLVVTAIDQGRKAAIGVLDYLLS, encoded by the coding sequence ATGAGTAACAATGTTTATCAATTTTTAGACGTAAAACGTATCGATCCGCCAAAGAAGCCAATCGATACACGTAAAATTGATTTCGTCGAAATATATGAACCAATGAGCAGCGAGCAAAGCCAAGGTCAGGCTGATCGCTGCTTAGATTGCGGTAACCCTTATTGTGAATGGAAATGTCCAGTACACAATTACATTCCGCAATGGTTAGAGCTGGTAACGCAAGACAAAATTATGGAAGCGGCAGATCTTTGTCACGAAACAAACTCTTTGCCAGAAATGTGCGGCAGGGTTTGTCCGCAGGACAGATTATGTGAATCCGCTTGTACGCTAAACGATGAGTTTGGTGCGGTTACCATAGGTAATATTGAAAAATACATTACTGATACCGCCATGGCGATGGGTTGGAAACCAGATCTTTCTAACGTCGTTAAGGTCGGTAAACGTGTAGCCATTATCGGCGCTGGTCCAGCGGGGCTTGCTTGTGCGGACGTATTAACACGAAACGGTGTTGACTGTGTTGTTTACGACAGACATAGCGAAATTGGCGGCCTGTTAACCTTTGGTATCCCTTCGTTCAAACTTGAAAAAGAAGTGATCAAAAAGCGTCGCGAAATTTTTGAAGGCATGGGTATTGAATTTGTGCTTAACACCAATGTTGGCAGCGATATTAGCTTTGAAGAAATCAGTAATGAATATGATGCTGTCTTCCTAGCATTAGGCACATACAAAGATATGACGGGTGGATTTGAACATGAATCAGCGCCTGGCGTATATAACGCACTAGACTTTTTAATTGCCAACACACAACACATCATGGGCGTTACCGAAGGCGCTAAGCCATACGTTAATTTCTCAGGCAAGAAAGTGGTTGTGCTAGGTGGCGGCGATACAGCGATGGACTGTGTGCGTTCTTCAATTAGACAGGGCGCCACTAGCGTGACTTGTGCCTATCGACGTGACGAAGCCAACATGCCTGGTTCGCCAAGAGAAGTACAAAACGCTAAAGAAGAAGGTGTTAATTTTGAATTTAACATTCAACCACTTGATATTGCCGTTGATGATAATGGCAATGCGATTGGCGTTAAATTTGTTAAAACACAACTTGGTCAACCTGATGCAAATGGTCGAAGAAGCCCGGAAGCGATTGAAGGTAGCGAGTTTGTTATGGAAGCAGATGCCGTTGTTATCGCCTTTGGTTTCCAACCGAGTCCTCCACAGTGGATGGTTGACGCAGGTGTAGAAATTGATGCTAAAGGGCGCGTTGTTGCAGTGGATAATAGTGAGTTTGCGTTGCAAACAAGCAACAAAAACATCTTCGCCGGCGGCGATATGGTGTTAGGCTCTGATCTGGTAGTCACAGCCATAGATCAAGGTCGAAAAGCAGCAATCGGTGTCCTCGATTATTTACTAAGTTAG